A single genomic interval of Acidobacteriota bacterium harbors:
- a CDS encoding 6-carboxytetrahydropterin synthase yields MPENTSSSAPSPVLSNNSASQPTVYLTRRAEFSASHFYHSPALTPAENKNLYGKCNNPHGHGHNYVLEVTVRGRISERSGMVVDLKQLKEVLNREVLDVLDHRFLNEEVPVFRHVIPTTENIAVEIWQMLVPRLEFCELHRIRLYETPDLFADYFGPGAA; encoded by the coding sequence ATGCCAGAGAACACTTCGAGTTCCGCGCCCAGTCCCGTCCTCAGCAACAATAGTGCCTCACAACCCACCGTGTATCTCACCCGGCGGGCTGAGTTTTCCGCCTCGCATTTTTATCACAGCCCCGCGCTGACGCCCGCGGAAAACAAGAATCTATACGGCAAGTGCAATAACCCGCACGGCCACGGGCATAACTATGTGCTGGAAGTAACTGTGCGCGGACGCATCAGCGAGCGCTCAGGGATGGTAGTAGACCTCAAGCAACTGAAGGAAGTGCTGAATCGCGAAGTGCTGGACGTGCTCGACCATCGCTTCCTCAACGAAGAAGTCCCCGTATTCCGACACGTTATTCCCACCACGGAGAACATTGCCGTGGAGATATGGCAGATGCTCGTCCCGCGCCTCGAGTTCTGCGAGTTGCACCGCATCCGCCTCTACGAAACGCCCGACCTCTTCGCCGATTACTTCGGTCCCGGAGCGGCGTAA
- a CDS encoding ATP-binding cassette domain-containing protein, whose product MSEQVTNSQDAVITFDAVTIGFGGDPVLRDVSFGLDPGETKIILGTAGAGKSVMLKLAIGLLEADAGAIRVLGQDITHLSEEELFPARRNIGMVFQEGALFDSLTIGENVGYAFERMPEVSDGEAERRVRESLRFVELEHTYDQFPSELSGGMRRRVSIARAMVSRPPLLLYDSPTAGLDPITSQRIIALIIKQRDVHRVSSLLVTHRLQDAYYIASFRYDEATGRLVPIERNGTAHLGKGAARTRFLLLREGEIVFHGELNDMLASGDPYLQKFLA is encoded by the coding sequence ATGAGCGAACAGGTGACCAATTCGCAAGATGCGGTGATCACGTTTGACGCCGTAACCATTGGATTCGGTGGCGATCCAGTGCTGCGCGATGTCAGCTTCGGACTCGATCCGGGCGAGACAAAGATCATATTGGGTACAGCTGGCGCGGGAAAATCCGTGATGCTGAAGCTGGCCATAGGCCTGCTCGAAGCTGATGCCGGCGCGATTCGCGTGCTGGGTCAGGACATCACGCATCTGAGCGAGGAAGAGTTATTTCCTGCGCGCCGCAACATCGGCATGGTCTTTCAGGAGGGCGCGCTATTTGACTCGCTCACCATCGGCGAAAACGTGGGCTATGCCTTCGAGCGCATGCCAGAGGTCTCCGATGGCGAGGCCGAGCGGCGCGTGCGTGAGTCGCTGCGCTTCGTGGAACTGGAGCACACCTATGACCAGTTTCCCTCCGAATTATCCGGAGGCATGCGCCGCCGCGTCTCCATCGCCCGCGCCATGGTCAGCCGACCTCCGTTGCTGCTCTACGACTCGCCAACAGCGGGGCTGGACCCCATCACCTCGCAGCGCATTATCGCGCTGATCATCAAGCAGCGCGATGTACACCGCGTGAGTTCATTGCTGGTAACGCACCGACTGCAGGATGCCTACTACATCGCGAGCTTCCGCTACGATGAAGCAACGGGCAGGCTGGTGCCCATCGAGCGTAACGGAACTGCGCATCTGGGAAAAGGGGCGGCACGCACACGGTTCCTGCTGCTGCGCGAGGGCGAGATTGTTTTCCACGGCGAGCTGAACGATATGCTCGCCTCTGGCGACCCATACTTGCAGAAGTTTCTGGCGTGA
- a CDS encoding ABC transporter permease: MAVQDFTVLSMRAIQNIFRPPHYFDDVITQMDRIGFGSLPIVILTGFFTGAVLALQMSNTLSTFGETSITGQLVMLSLVRELGPVLTSLMVAGRNSSGIASELGSMKVSEQIDAMRALGTDPGRKLVTPRLLATVIMLPMLTIVSDFMGLLGGFATSLFMLRLNPQQYWQSAINALEFEDMFQGLIKPFIFAFIVALVGCHYGLRTRGGTEGVGRSTTQAVVAASVMILISDFFITKLLLVTLE; encoded by the coding sequence ATGGCCGTCCAGGACTTTACAGTCCTTTCCATGCGCGCCATTCAAAATATTTTCCGCCCGCCGCACTACTTTGACGACGTCATTACGCAGATGGACCGCATCGGCTTCGGGTCGCTGCCCATCGTTATTCTCACCGGCTTTTTCACGGGCGCCGTACTAGCGCTGCAAATGTCCAACACACTGAGTACTTTTGGCGAAACGTCCATCACGGGGCAGTTGGTCATGTTGAGCTTGGTGCGCGAGCTGGGCCCGGTGCTGACTTCGCTAATGGTCGCCGGGCGGAACAGCTCGGGCATCGCCTCCGAGCTGGGGTCAATGAAGGTGAGTGAGCAGATTGACGCCATGCGCGCGCTGGGCACCGACCCGGGCCGCAAGCTGGTTACCCCGCGCCTGCTGGCCACCGTCATCATGCTGCCGATGCTAACCATCGTCTCCGATTTCATGGGACTGCTCGGTGGCTTCGCGACTTCTTTATTCATGCTGCGCCTGAATCCGCAGCAGTACTGGCAGAGCGCCATAAACGCGCTGGAGTTCGAAGATATGTTTCAGGGACTGATCAAGCCTTTCATCTTTGCCTTTATCGTGGCGCTGGTGGGCTGCCACTACGGGTTACGCACGCGCGGTGGTACGGAAGGCGTGGGCCGCTCGACCACACAGGCCGTGGTGGCGGCCTCGGTGATGATCCTGATCAGCGATTTCTTTATCACCAAACTTCTGCTGGTGACGCTGGAGTAG
- a CDS encoding TlpA family protein disulfide reductase: MTARGETIAKLVLVGFVTFFVLFFSTPRGQFKMLALGDIAPNFTLRNEEGKVVALADFRGKIVVLNYWATWCPPCIEEMPSLNRLADRYRDKDLVVLGVSLDEDADAYKDFLAKNQISFLTLRNPARAVSEQYGTYKLPETYVISRQGRLLKKYIGPKEWDGAEIAAEFNAFLAAP; encoded by the coding sequence ATGACCGCGCGCGGAGAGACCATCGCCAAACTCGTGCTGGTGGGTTTTGTCACCTTCTTCGTCCTGTTCTTTTCCACGCCGCGCGGCCAGTTCAAGATGCTGGCGCTGGGCGATATCGCGCCCAACTTCACACTGCGCAATGAAGAAGGCAAGGTGGTTGCGCTGGCGGATTTTCGCGGCAAGATCGTCGTGCTCAATTACTGGGCTACCTGGTGCCCGCCCTGCATCGAGGAGATGCCCTCGCTGAACCGGCTCGCTGACCGCTATCGCGACAAGGATCTGGTGGTGCTCGGCGTGAGTCTTGACGAGGACGCGGACGCCTACAAGGACTTCCTCGCCAAGAATCAAATTTCTTTCCTCACCCTGCGCAATCCCGCGCGCGCCGTCAGCGAGCAGTACGGAACGTATAAACTTCCCGAGACCTACGTCATCAGCCGACAGGGCCGCTTGCTAAAAAAATACATCGGTCCGAAGGAATGGGACGGCGCGGAAATCGCCGCGGAGTTCAACGCCTTCCTGGCCGCGCCGTAA
- a CDS encoding glycosyltransferase, translated as MTLSGATHNQRVSVLIPARNEQENIAACIESLLAQDSVQGDSIEIIVADDSSEDGTARIVESIAARHSHVLLIRVPPLPAEWLGKNHALHIAVQHARGEWLLFTDSDTRHAPGKISTIIERAEREGLHQLSFSPEQITETWWEKAVIPIIYDQLAQLYSFDRVNDPADAHAAANGQYILIRRATYDAVGGHEAIRGELLEDVALAKRVKQAGYRIWFGSGRGVVSTRMYLRFGDMWEGWTKNLFLLLGRDTRALCAAALRLVARPRWSVYYPPGAAIVFLLLINSYWRYSRNLGVSWKGRRYSSGGR; from the coding sequence ATGACTCTTTCCGGCGCCACCCACAACCAGCGCGTAAGCGTCCTGATTCCTGCGCGCAATGAGCAGGAGAATATCGCCGCGTGCATCGAGTCGCTGCTGGCACAGGACTCCGTGCAAGGCGACTCCATTGAAATTATTGTTGCTGACGATTCCTCTGAGGATGGGACGGCACGAATCGTTGAAAGTATAGCCGCGCGGCATTCCCACGTTCTCTTGATCCGCGTGCCGCCATTGCCGGCTGAATGGCTTGGCAAGAATCATGCGCTGCATATCGCCGTGCAGCACGCACGCGGCGAGTGGCTACTGTTCACCGACTCCGACACGCGCCACGCGCCAGGTAAGATATCCACCATCATCGAGCGGGCGGAGCGCGAGGGCCTGCATCAGCTTTCATTTTCACCGGAGCAGATTACCGAGACGTGGTGGGAGAAGGCCGTCATCCCCATCATCTATGATCAGTTGGCGCAGCTCTACAGCTTCGACCGCGTGAATGACCCCGCCGACGCGCACGCCGCCGCCAACGGCCAATATATTTTGATTCGTCGTGCAACATACGATGCCGTGGGCGGGCATGAGGCAATTCGCGGCGAACTGCTCGAAGATGTGGCGCTGGCAAAGCGCGTGAAGCAGGCAGGCTATCGAATATGGTTTGGATCGGGGCGCGGCGTTGTGAGTACGCGCATGTACCTCCGCTTCGGAGATATGTGGGAGGGCTGGACCAAGAACCTATTCTTACTGCTCGGGCGCGACACCCGAGCATTGTGCGCCGCAGCGCTACGGCTTGTCGCGCGTCCACGTTGGAGCGTGTACTATCCACCCGGCGCGGCAATTGTTTTCCTGTTGCTCATAAACTCCTATTGGCGGTATTCTCGGAATTTAGGTGTAAGCTGGAAGGGCCGTCGATATTCAAGCGGAGGCCGATAG
- a CDS encoding DUF4864 domain-containing protein yields the protein MPDEISTIPETVSDPPASNGGLGIAPETVAVCSGTASPARQRRRLQAVRVRRAWKVLRTALALSVILTAGFLIYSWIGTAAAIRVVEQQAEAIRDGRIDEAYQLFSADYRADNSLPMFQAWVGRHEEFSRAQNMHIWSRILRSQSAVLWGLVEDYRGQRYPVRYQLIREEGHWRIHELQMRRSWAEESIDDLPRTSFI from the coding sequence ATGCCAGATGAAATTTCCACTATCCCGGAGACGGTGAGCGATCCCCCAGCCAGTAACGGAGGTCTGGGTATTGCTCCGGAAACGGTCGCAGTGTGTTCGGGAACAGCTTCGCCGGCAAGGCAACGCAGGCGATTGCAAGCCGTCCGTGTCCGCAGGGCATGGAAGGTCCTTCGGACTGCCCTGGCACTATCGGTGATCCTTACAGCGGGGTTTCTCATTTATTCTTGGATCGGGACGGCGGCGGCGATTCGCGTTGTGGAACAGCAGGCCGAGGCCATTCGTGACGGACGCATTGACGAGGCGTATCAACTGTTCTCCGCCGACTACCGCGCGGATAACAGTCTGCCGATGTTCCAGGCATGGGTGGGTCGCCACGAGGAATTCTCGCGGGCGCAAAACATGCACATCTGGAGCCGCATACTGCGCAGCCAGTCGGCAGTGCTGTGGGGACTGGTGGAGGATTATCGCGGACAGCGCTATCCGGTGCGCTACCAGTTAATCCGCGAAGAGGGCCACTGGCGCATTCACGAACTGCAGATGCGGCGATCCTGGGCCGAAGAGTCAATTGACGATTTGCCGCGCACCAGCTTCATTTGA
- the folE gene encoding GTP cyclohydrolase I FolE, with translation MAAKKKSSASKTSAADPVSGLVRRMLIELGEDPTREGLRDTPMRAANALRYLTSGYQMSSERVLNGALFSVTYDEMVIVKDIELFSLCEHHMLPFLGKCHVAYVPNKKVVGLSKIPRLVDMFARRLQIQERLTHQIAETIQEKISPQGVGVVIEARHLCMMMRGVEKQHSQTVTSAMLGIFRDQNQTREEFLSLVLGASRT, from the coding sequence ATGGCTGCTAAAAAGAAATCATCTGCTAGCAAGACCTCTGCTGCCGACCCAGTAAGCGGGCTGGTGCGCCGCATGTTAATTGAATTGGGCGAAGACCCCACACGCGAGGGGCTGCGCGATACGCCTATGCGCGCTGCAAATGCACTGCGGTATCTGACCAGCGGCTACCAAATGAGCTCCGAGCGTGTACTCAACGGCGCGCTGTTCAGCGTAACTTACGATGAGATGGTCATCGTCAAGGACATCGAGTTGTTCAGCCTGTGCGAGCACCATATGCTGCCATTTCTTGGCAAATGCCATGTGGCATATGTGCCAAACAAGAAGGTCGTGGGCCTGAGCAAGATTCCACGCTTGGTGGATATGTTTGCGCGGCGTTTGCAGATTCAGGAGCGGCTGACGCACCAGATCGCCGAGACCATTCAGGAGAAGATCAGCCCGCAGGGCGTGGGCGTTGTAATCGAGGCGCGACACTTATGCATGATGATGCGCGGCGTCGAAAAGCAACACTCGCAGACCGTTACCAGCGCCATGCTGGGCATTTTCCGCGACCAGAATCAGACACGCGAGGAGTTCCTCTCGCTGGTTCTGGGCGCCTCACGCACGTAG
- a CDS encoding 6-pyruvoyl tetrahydrobiopterin synthase yields the protein MVHLTRRYWFSASHRLHNPALEAAENTLVYGKCNNPGGHGHNYHVEITIAGPVDGRTGMVVDLTELDGLAERKILNRFDQINLNDDPGFANLVPTTENLCVQIYHIVRERWSELPSARHARLERVRLEETSSNFFEYTGEGTNGC from the coding sequence ATGGTCCATCTCACACGACGATATTGGTTTTCCGCATCGCACCGGCTGCACAATCCAGCGCTGGAGGCCGCCGAAAATACACTCGTCTACGGCAAGTGTAACAACCCCGGCGGACATGGCCACAACTACCATGTGGAGATCACAATCGCCGGACCCGTCGATGGACGAACGGGCATGGTGGTGGACCTGACTGAGCTGGACGGCCTCGCCGAGCGCAAGATACTAAATCGCTTCGATCAAATCAATCTCAATGACGATCCGGGTTTCGCCAACCTGGTACCCACCACGGAAAACCTCTGCGTGCAAATTTATCACATCGTGCGAGAGCGCTGGAGCGAGCTGCCCTCGGCGCGGCACGCTCGACTGGAGCGTGTGCGGCTGGAGGAAACCAGCTCCAACTTTTTTGAGTACACGGGTGAGGGGACTAATGGCTGCTAA
- a CDS encoding heavy metal translocating P-type ATPase — MAKDPVCWMDVKPEDAAGTLDHHGTTYYFCNPMCAERFAADPEQYLAPGYDPMQAMEAQMAGMMEQMKSRGGTAPVLTCPMHPEVRETSFVPCPKCGMALEPVAFTLDESNPELTDMTRRFWISFALSLPVMALAMGKHLPGDLVSRMFSIGGLNWVELILATPVVLWAGWPFFERGWASIINRSPNMFTLIAIGTGTAFLYSIVATLLPGVFPPAFQHMPGHVEVYFEAAAIITTLVLLGQVLELRARSRTSSAIKALLGLAPKTARHILPDDSEHDLALDRVEPGFRLRVRPGERVPVDGVVLHGASSVDESMISGEPIPVEKELGSRLIGGTVNGTGSLEMRAEKVGRETMLARIVQMVSEAQRTRAPIQRLADVVASWFVPIVVFSAVLSFVAWALFGPEPRLAYALVNAVAVLIIACPCALGLATPMSIMVGTGRGAIAGVLIKNAEALEQLEKINTLVVDKTGTLTEGKPRLTSVAVMQSWLDKGWTEDGALSLAASLERASEHPLAAAIVREALERGAELTAVSGFQSVTGRGVIGEVNGHIVAIGRLTFLAEAGVDTLYLPTEVGRMKRDGQTIVYLAVDGTLAAALGVADPIKATTPEAVRMLHEDGIRVVMITGDSQDAAAVVAGKLGITEVLSEMLPEQKLAEVQRLQKLGRVVAMAGDGINDAPALAQATVGIAMGSGTDVAMESAGITLVNGDLRAILRARRLSRATMRNIRQNLFFAFIYNALGVPIAAGVLYPFSGILLSPIIASAAMTFSSVSVITNALRLRRVEL, encoded by the coding sequence ATGGCCAAAGACCCCGTATGCTGGATGGACGTGAAGCCGGAGGACGCCGCCGGCACGCTCGACCATCACGGCACGACATATTATTTCTGCAATCCCATGTGCGCCGAGCGCTTCGCCGCCGACCCGGAGCAATACCTCGCGCCCGGCTACGATCCCATGCAGGCCATGGAAGCACAGATGGCCGGCATGATGGAGCAGATGAAATCACGCGGCGGCACCGCGCCCGTGCTCACCTGCCCGATGCATCCGGAGGTCCGCGAGACATCGTTCGTCCCCTGCCCGAAGTGCGGCATGGCGCTGGAGCCGGTCGCGTTTACGCTCGATGAAAGCAATCCGGAATTGACCGACATGACGCGGCGCTTCTGGATTTCGTTCGCTCTCTCGCTGCCGGTGATGGCCCTCGCTATGGGCAAGCACCTGCCGGGCGATCTAGTCAGCCGGATGTTTTCCATTGGAGGGCTGAACTGGGTGGAGCTAATCCTCGCCACCCCCGTCGTCCTGTGGGCGGGCTGGCCGTTCTTCGAGCGCGGCTGGGCCTCCATCATCAACCGCAGCCCCAACATGTTCACGCTGATCGCCATCGGGACCGGCACCGCGTTTCTCTACAGCATCGTTGCCACGCTCCTGCCCGGAGTGTTTCCACCGGCGTTCCAGCACATGCCGGGCCACGTCGAAGTGTATTTTGAAGCCGCGGCGATCATCACCACGCTGGTCCTGCTCGGCCAGGTGCTGGAGCTGCGCGCGCGCAGCCGGACGTCCAGCGCGATTAAAGCACTGCTCGGCCTCGCGCCCAAAACGGCGCGCCACATTCTGCCGGACGACAGCGAACATGATCTCGCGCTCGACCGCGTCGAGCCGGGCTTCCGCCTGCGTGTGCGTCCCGGCGAGCGCGTGCCCGTCGACGGCGTCGTGCTGCATGGCGCCAGCTCGGTGGATGAGTCGATGATCTCCGGTGAGCCGATTCCAGTCGAAAAGGAGCTTGGCTCGCGCCTCATCGGCGGCACGGTGAATGGCACGGGCAGCCTCGAGATGCGCGCCGAGAAAGTAGGTCGCGAGACGATGCTGGCGCGCATCGTGCAAATGGTCAGCGAGGCGCAGCGCACGCGCGCGCCGATTCAGCGGTTGGCCGATGTGGTAGCCTCCTGGTTTGTCCCAATCGTGGTGTTTTCCGCGGTGCTGTCGTTCGTGGCGTGGGCGCTGTTCGGCCCCGAGCCGCGCCTGGCCTACGCGCTGGTGAACGCCGTCGCGGTGCTGATTATTGCTTGCCCATGCGCGCTGGGGTTGGCCACGCCGATGTCGATTATGGTGGGCACGGGACGCGGCGCGATAGCTGGCGTGCTCATCAAGAACGCCGAGGCGCTGGAGCAGCTTGAAAAAATCAACACGCTGGTGGTGGACAAGACCGGCACACTGACCGAAGGCAAGCCGCGCCTAACCAGTGTTGCCGTCATGCAGAGCTGGCTAGACAAAGGTTGGACGGAGGACGGCGCGCTCTCATTGGCCGCCAGTCTGGAGCGCGCCAGCGAGCACCCGCTCGCAGCGGCGATTGTGCGTGAAGCACTGGAGCGGGGCGCGGAACTTACTGCGGTGAGTGGCTTCCAATCCGTTACCGGCAGAGGCGTAATTGGCGAAGTGAACGGCCACATCGTCGCCATCGGACGGCTCACGTTTCTGGCGGAGGCGGGCGTTGACACGTTGTATCTCCCCACAGAGGTTGGCCGAATGAAGCGCGATGGCCAAACCATTGTTTATCTCGCAGTGGATGGCACGCTGGCCGCCGCGCTGGGAGTGGCCGATCCCATCAAGGCCACCACTCCGGAGGCCGTACGCATGTTGCACGAAGATGGCATCCGCGTGGTGATGATCACGGGAGACAGCCAGGACGCCGCAGCCGTGGTGGCGGGCAAACTGGGTATCACCGAAGTGCTATCAGAGATGCTGCCTGAGCAGAAGTTGGCAGAAGTTCAACGCCTGCAAAAGTTGGGCCGCGTGGTCGCCATGGCCGGCGACGGGATTAACGATGCACCTGCGCTGGCGCAGGCCACCGTGGGCATCGCCATGGGCTCCGGAACGGATGTCGCGATGGAGTCCGCGGGAATCACTCTCGTGAATGGCGATCTGCGCGCCATCCTCCGCGCGCGACGGCTGAGTCGGGCCACCATGCGCAATATCCGGCAGAATCTCTTCTTCGCGTTTATTTATAATGCGCTGGGCGTGCCCATCGCCGCAGGCGTTCTGTATCCGTTCTCCGGGATATTGCTGAGTCCCATCATCGCTAGCGCGGCGATGACGTTCAGCTCCGTGTCGGTGATTACGAATGCGCTGCGCCTGCGCCGTGTGGAGTTGTGA
- a CDS encoding TerB family tellurite resistance protein, whose protein sequence is MSIWSFLGLDPKKVGGANSAAKAETETVRKIVAEMDGMEPEQARFLAAFAYLLTRVAHADHQISAEEAAMIERIVRERGNFSEAQAVLVAQIAKSQNLLFSGTENFLVAREFTRMATLDQKLHLIDCLYAVCGVDRSISVVEDNEINKIANELKLDHADFISVRLRHREHLAVLKK, encoded by the coding sequence ATGTCCATTTGGAGTTTTCTGGGATTAGACCCGAAGAAGGTGGGCGGCGCGAACTCCGCGGCAAAGGCCGAGACGGAGACGGTGCGCAAGATCGTCGCGGAGATGGATGGCATGGAGCCAGAGCAGGCGCGTTTCCTCGCCGCTTTCGCCTATCTGCTGACGCGCGTGGCGCATGCCGACCATCAGATCAGCGCGGAAGAGGCGGCGATGATCGAGCGCATTGTGAGAGAGCGCGGCAACTTCAGCGAGGCGCAGGCCGTGCTGGTGGCGCAGATCGCCAAGTCGCAGAATCTGCTCTTCAGCGGGACGGAAAACTTTCTGGTCGCCCGCGAGTTCACGCGCATGGCCACTCTCGATCAGAAGCTGCATCTCATCGACTGCCTCTACGCGGTATGCGGCGTGGACCGCAGCATCTCCGTGGTGGAGGACAACGAGATCAATAAAATCGCCAACGAGCTGAAACTGGATCACGCCGACTTCATCAGTGTGCGCCTGCGCCACCGCGAGCACCTGGCGGTCCTGAAGAAGTAG
- a CDS encoding enoyl-CoA hydratase/isomerase family protein, which produces MAEIEPEPVTEPETPATGESEFVFTTGDSERKNRPLQHITIDFKANVAWLTMKRPPYNVLTYDMMDEIGRAIGSLSEQSTVRALVIQAAKDCTAFSAGMAVEDSRPERAYQTLEAFQNVFNAMMDISKPVVAVVNGPAIGAGCELAALADMIVATPKARFAQPEIKIGVYPPLASVILPHAIGHKRALEMILTGEPLSAQEAARLGLVNRLVPEDQLDAEVTKVLVKITEQSAPVLEMAKKVLYETIGVPINQALRRSADIYLNQLMDLSDAQEGLRAAVEKRKPVWKDK; this is translated from the coding sequence ATGGCAGAGATCGAACCAGAACCGGTAACTGAACCGGAGACGCCTGCGACTGGTGAATCCGAATTTGTATTCACCACCGGCGACTCGGAGCGCAAGAATCGCCCACTGCAGCATATCACCATCGACTTTAAGGCCAACGTCGCCTGGCTGACGATGAAGCGCCCGCCGTACAATGTTCTCACCTACGATATGATGGACGAAATCGGGCGCGCCATTGGGAGCCTCTCGGAGCAGTCCACGGTGCGCGCACTGGTGATTCAGGCCGCAAAGGACTGTACGGCGTTCTCGGCCGGGATGGCCGTGGAGGACTCCCGGCCCGAGCGTGCCTATCAGACGCTGGAAGCCTTCCAGAACGTGTTCAACGCCATGATGGATATTTCCAAGCCCGTGGTCGCCGTGGTCAACGGACCGGCCATCGGCGCGGGCTGCGAGCTGGCGGCGCTGGCCGATATGATTGTGGCCACGCCCAAAGCGCGTTTCGCACAGCCGGAGATCAAGATCGGCGTCTACCCTCCGCTGGCCTCGGTGATTCTGCCGCACGCCATAGGACATAAGCGCGCGCTGGAAATGATCCTCACCGGCGAGCCGCTCAGCGCGCAGGAAGCGGCGCGGCTGGGATTGGTCAACCGGCTGGTGCCGGAGGATCAGCTCGACGCGGAAGTCACCAAGGTGCTCGTCAAGATCACCGAGCAGAGCGCGCCTGTGCTGGAAATGGCCAAAAAAGTTCTCTATGAGACCATCGGAGTTCCCATCAATCAGGCGCTGCGCCGGTCCGCTGATATTTATCTGAATCAGTTGATGGATCTGTCCGACGCCCAGGAAGGGTTGCGCGCCGCAGTGGAAAAACGCAAGCCCGTCTGGAAGGACAAGTAG
- a CDS encoding thiolase family protein, with protein sequence MEPVYVVSAVRTPIGKFGGSLMDFSSADMGTIAAKAAIERAGVKPEFIEQGIFGNGRQAGGGPNVARQISYRAGVPETSPAYTVNQACASGLLAVALGYQEIQQGNLDCVLAGGTESMSRLPYLLENARWGYRLGNQVVTDAMYKDGFQDPLSNMLMGETAEKLGGLHGISRQEQDEYALSSQNRAEAATKNGWFRSEIVPIEIKEKKSTRMHELDEHVRMGATIESMTKLPTVFSKTGTVTAGNSSGITDGAAATVLVSERKLKEWGLKPMARIVGFTSVGVDPSIMGIGPVPAVRKLLGRIDWKMEDFALIELNEAFAAQVLACDRELKFDRKKLNVHGGAISLGHPIGCSGTRVLVTLLHALRQHGGERGLATLCVSGGMGVAMAVEMTA encoded by the coding sequence GTGGAACCTGTCTATGTAGTTTCGGCTGTAAGAACACCCATTGGGAAATTTGGCGGATCGTTGATGGATTTTTCATCGGCGGACATGGGCACCATCGCCGCCAAGGCTGCCATTGAGCGCGCGGGCGTGAAGCCAGAGTTTATCGAGCAGGGGATTTTCGGCAACGGACGGCAGGCCGGCGGCGGGCCAAACGTGGCCCGGCAGATCAGCTATCGGGCCGGAGTGCCGGAGACTTCGCCCGCGTATACCGTCAATCAGGCGTGCGCCAGCGGACTGTTGGCTGTCGCGCTGGGCTACCAGGAGATTCAGCAGGGCAATCTGGATTGCGTGCTGGCCGGCGGCACGGAGTCGATGAGCCGCTTGCCCTACTTGCTCGAAAATGCGCGCTGGGGCTACCGCCTAGGTAATCAAGTTGTCACCGACGCGATGTATAAGGACGGCTTTCAGGATCCGCTTTCGAATATGCTAATGGGCGAGACCGCGGAGAAGCTCGGCGGACTGCACGGCATCAGCCGCCAGGAGCAGGACGAGTACGCGCTCTCCAGCCAGAATCGCGCCGAGGCGGCCACGAAAAATGGGTGGTTTAGGAGCGAGATCGTGCCGATAGAGATAAAGGAAAAGAAGTCCACGCGCATGCACGAGCTGGACGAGCATGTGCGCATGGGTGCGACCATTGAGTCGATGACCAAGTTGCCAACTGTATTTTCAAAGACCGGCACGGTAACAGCGGGTAATTCGAGCGGAATCACAGACGGTGCAGCGGCCACCGTGTTGGTCTCGGAGCGCAAGCTGAAGGAGTGGGGATTAAAGCCGATGGCGCGCATCGTAGGCTTCACCTCAGTAGGCGTCGATCCTTCCATCATGGGCATAGGACCGGTTCCGGCGGTGCGCAAGCTGCTCGGGCGGATTGACTGGAAGATGGAAGACTTCGCGCTGATCGAGTTGAACGAGGCTTTCGCCGCTCAGGTGCTGGCCTGCGACCGCGAGTTGAAGTTCGACCGTAAAAAGCTGAATGTTCATGGCGGCGCGATCTCGCTGGGCCATCCGATTGGATGCAGCGGCACGCGCGTGTTGGTTACGCTGTTGCACGCGTTGCGTCAGCATGGCGGGGAGCGTGGATTGGCTACGCTATGCGTCAGCGGCGGGATGGGCGTAGCGATGGCTGTGGAGATGACGGCATAA